One Nostoc punctiforme PCC 73102 DNA window includes the following coding sequences:
- a CDS encoding dynamin family protein, whose translation MVNQVATDRFIQDLERVAQVRSEMSVCLNKLAETINKAELAGDSSSGKLSLERDIEDITIASKNLQQGVFRLLVLGDMKRGKSTFLNALIGENLLPSDVNPCTAVLTVLRYGPEKKVTIHFNDGKSPQQLDFQNFKYKYTIDPAEAKKLEQEKKQAFPDVDYAVVEYPLTLLQKGIEIVDSPGLNDTEARNELSLGYVNNCHAILFVMRASQPCTLGERRYLENYIKGRGLTVFFLVNAWDQVRESLIDPDDVEELQASENRLRQVFNANLAEYCTVEGQNIYDERVFELSSIQALRRRLKNPQADLDGTGFPKFMDSLNTFLTRERAIAELRQVRTLARLACNHTREAVARRIPLLEQDVNELKKRIDSVEPEFNKLTGIRDEFQKEIINTRDTQARTISESFRSYVLNLGNTFENDFLRYQPELNLFDFLSSGKREAFNAALQKAFEQYITDKSAAWTLTAEKDINAAFKELSRSASQYGASYNQITDQITEKLTGKDVKVHTTTTAEEDNSPGWAKWAMGLLSLSKGNLAGFALAGAGFDWKNILLNYFTVIGIGGIITAVTGILLGPIGFALLGLGVGFLQADQARRELVKTAKKELVKHLPQVAHEQSQVVYNAVKECFDSYEREVSKRINDDIVSRKSELDNLVKQKQTREINRESEFNRLKNLQEDVIAQLQKIEAAYSNLLAYYS comes from the coding sequence ATGGTGAATCAAGTAGCAACTGACAGATTTATCCAAGATTTAGAGCGGGTTGCTCAAGTGCGATCGGAAATGTCTGTATGTTTGAATAAACTGGCTGAAACAATTAATAAGGCTGAGTTAGCTGGGGACTCCTCATCAGGAAAACTCAGTTTAGAGCGAGATATTGAAGATATTACAATAGCGAGTAAAAACCTCCAACAAGGTGTATTTCGCCTTTTAGTATTAGGCGATATGAAGCGGGGAAAAAGTACTTTTCTTAACGCCTTAATTGGTGAAAACTTATTACCAAGCGATGTTAACCCTTGTACCGCAGTGTTAACAGTTTTACGTTATGGACCAGAAAAGAAAGTTACCATTCATTTTAATGATGGAAAAAGCCCCCAACAGCTAGATTTTCAGAACTTTAAATATAAATATACTATTGATCCGGCTGAAGCTAAAAAACTAGAGCAAGAGAAAAAACAAGCCTTTCCCGATGTTGATTATGCAGTAGTTGAGTATCCCTTAACGCTACTACAAAAGGGAATCGAAATTGTCGATAGTCCAGGATTGAATGATACAGAAGCGCGAAACGAATTATCTTTGGGTTATGTAAATAACTGCCATGCAATTCTGTTTGTGATGAGAGCTTCTCAACCTTGTACCTTGGGTGAGCGTCGCTACCTAGAAAATTATATCAAAGGTCGGGGATTAACAGTTTTCTTTTTAGTTAATGCTTGGGATCAGGTGCGAGAATCATTGATCGATCCTGATGATGTCGAAGAATTACAAGCATCTGAGAATAGATTGCGGCAAGTATTTAACGCAAATTTAGCAGAATATTGTACTGTAGAAGGTCAGAATATTTATGACGAACGGGTATTTGAGCTTTCGTCGATTCAAGCACTCAGACGACGGTTGAAGAACCCGCAAGCTGATTTAGATGGGACTGGCTTTCCGAAGTTTATGGATTCGCTTAATACTTTTCTTACCAGAGAACGTGCGATCGCAGAACTTCGTCAAGTCAGAACCTTGGCAAGACTTGCCTGCAATCATACCCGCGAAGCAGTTGCAAGACGTATACCATTACTTGAGCAAGATGTAAATGAATTAAAAAAACGGATTGATTCAGTGGAACCTGAGTTTAACAAACTCACAGGTATTCGGGATGAATTCCAAAAAGAAATTATCAATACAAGAGATACTCAAGCAAGAACGATTTCTGAATCTTTCCGCAGTTACGTTTTAAACTTAGGTAATACCTTTGAAAACGACTTCTTACGCTATCAACCAGAATTAAATTTGTTTGATTTTCTCAGTAGTGGTAAACGAGAAGCATTTAACGCCGCACTGCAAAAAGCCTTTGAGCAATATATTACCGACAAATCTGCGGCTTGGACATTAACTGCTGAAAAAGATATTAACGCAGCTTTTAAAGAACTTTCTCGCAGTGCATCACAATATGGTGCATCTTACAATCAAATCACAGACCAAATTACAGAAAAGCTCACCGGAAAAGACGTAAAGGTACATACCACTACTACTGCTGAAGAAGATAACTCTCCCGGCTGGGCAAAATGGGCAATGGGATTGTTATCACTGTCTAAAGGAAATCTTGCTGGTTTCGCACTAGCCGGTGCCGGATTCGATTGGAAAAATATTTTGTTAAACTACTTCACTGTAATTGGTATTGGCGGGATAATTACAGCAGTGACGGGTATTTTGCTTGGTCCAATCGGATTTGCGTTGCTAGGCTTGGGAGTAGGATTTTTGCAAGCAGATCAAGCACGTAGGGAGTTAGTTAAAACGGCGAAGAAAGAATTAGTTAAACACTTACCACAAGTGGCACACGAGCAATCTCAGGTTGTATATAATGCCGTAAAAGAGTGTTTTGACTCTTACGAAAGAGAAGTGAGTAAGCGGATTAACGATGATATTGTATCTCGCAAATCCGAATTAGATAATTTAGTCAAACAGAAACAAACCCGTGAAATCAATCGTGAGAGTGAGTTCAATCGTTTAAAAAACTTACAGGAAGATGTAATAGCTCAGTTGCAAAAAATCGAGGCGGCGTATAGCAATTTATTAGCTTACTATAGCTAA
- a CDS encoding DUF3040 domain-containing protein has translation MTSESDRQKELELRECLLREREVELRLREMETSLHTTNAAFHQTVKHQPENSQKPWMQKVILGGKLFALGVVTLVAVRIASVLAGFIIVAALGWMSYKLFLESKKTNL, from the coding sequence ATGACATCTGAAAGCGATCGCCAAAAAGAACTTGAACTCCGGGAATGTTTACTACGAGAACGAGAAGTTGAATTGCGACTCCGGGAAATGGAAACTAGCCTCCATACTACCAATGCAGCTTTTCATCAAACTGTGAAGCATCAGCCAGAAAATTCTCAGAAACCTTGGATGCAAAAAGTGATTCTGGGTGGAAAGCTGTTTGCTCTTGGTGTAGTAACACTAGTTGCAGTGAGAATAGCCTCAGTGTTGGCTGGGTTTATTATTGTTGCGGCGCTGGGATGGATGTCTTACAAATTATTTTTGGAATCTAAAAAAACCAATCTTTAA
- a CDS encoding cysteine synthase A, whose translation MDIKNGFVGAVGNTPLIRLNSFSEETGCEILAKAEFLNPGGSVKDRAALYIIEDAEKKGLLKPGGTVVEGTAGNTGIGLAHICNAKGYKCLIIIPDTQSQEKIDALIALGAEVRRVPAVPYKDPNNYVKLSGRVAAELENAIWANQFDNLANRHAHYETTGPEIWKQTDGKIDAWTASTGTGGTYAGVALYLKEQNPGIKCVVADPLGSALYSYVKTGEINIKGNSITEGIGNGRVTANMEGAPADDAIQIDDKEALRVVYQLLRKDGLLMGGSTGINVGAAVALAKQLGPGHTIVTILCDSGSRYQSRIFNPEWLASKGLSID comes from the coding sequence ATGGATATTAAAAATGGCTTCGTCGGCGCTGTTGGCAACACACCCCTGATTCGCTTAAACAGCTTCAGTGAAGAAACAGGGTGTGAAATCCTCGCAAAAGCTGAATTTCTCAATCCTGGCGGTTCCGTCAAAGACCGCGCCGCACTTTACATCATCGAAGATGCAGAAAAGAAAGGTTTACTCAAACCCGGTGGTACGGTTGTAGAAGGAACTGCTGGTAATACTGGCATTGGACTGGCGCATATTTGCAACGCCAAAGGCTACAAATGCCTAATTATTATTCCCGATACCCAATCACAAGAAAAAATAGACGCACTGATCGCATTAGGCGCAGAAGTCCGTCGCGTTCCTGCCGTACCCTACAAAGACCCAAATAACTACGTCAAGCTATCTGGAAGAGTCGCTGCTGAGTTGGAAAATGCTATTTGGGCGAATCAGTTTGATAACCTAGCCAATCGCCACGCCCACTACGAAACCACAGGGCCAGAAATTTGGAAACAGACAGATGGTAAAATAGATGCATGGACAGCTTCAACTGGTACTGGTGGTACTTATGCTGGTGTGGCGTTGTACTTAAAAGAACAAAATCCAGGAATCAAATGCGTTGTTGCCGATCCACTGGGTAGCGCACTTTATAGCTATGTCAAAACCGGCGAAATCAATATAAAAGGAAATTCCATCACCGAAGGTATCGGAAATGGTCGTGTCACAGCCAATATGGAAGGCGCACCTGCTGATGATGCCATCCAAATCGATGACAAAGAAGCTTTACGAGTAGTTTACCAACTGCTAAGGAAAGATGGGCTGCTAATGGGCGGCTCAACGGGGATTAATGTTGGCGCAGCTGTTGCTCTAGCGAAGCAATTGGGCCCAGGACATACCATTGTCACCATCTTGTGTGATAGTGGTTCACGGTATCAGTCGCGGATATTCAACCCTGAATGGCTAGCTTCAAAAGGACTTTCAATAGATTAG
- a CDS encoding (2Fe-2S) ferredoxin domain-containing protein, with amino-acid sequence MSNITQPSNFPIIDQPSSSRCVRVCQNRTCKKQGAAKVFAAFTALPIPDVTVTASSCLGQCGNGPMVLVLPDMVWYSGVKPHEVSLLIENHLLGGQRVKQMLYYRFHPQK; translated from the coding sequence ATGTCAAACATAACTCAACCATCAAACTTTCCGATAATAGACCAACCTTCTTCTTCTAGATGTGTGCGGGTTTGTCAAAATCGCACCTGCAAAAAGCAAGGTGCAGCCAAGGTTTTTGCAGCTTTTACAGCTTTGCCAATTCCTGATGTAACAGTAACGGCTAGCAGCTGTTTGGGGCAATGTGGCAATGGGCCAATGGTGCTGGTATTACCCGATATGGTCTGGTATAGCGGCGTTAAACCCCATGAAGTATCTCTACTGATAGAAAATCATTTGCTAGGTGGTCAAAGAGTCAAACAGATGCTCTATTATCGGTTTCATCCCCAGAAATAA
- a CDS encoding DUF5331 domain-containing protein translates to MNIQQLRQSLKQNWLIYYEQNISWLVKMRIWGTYDGLRRPLSGFILATLSVLEPQFDEILAFMLDLNNDPDKIVAALGLNFNPDEELRLIKSEHSMAICQAEIESPDEKHSEDKHLSSVVTASKIVPSSLAKTLDSNLSRADRLAPLFTATTEVDRTRKPELVVAFATKIAPDTPVKTPLSGFLNEYQSVRSDFAASRQTSPLERFPSGTSLTMIAEANSKAKTMPSVALATEVKSNAPSVRIPVGALLAITTEINSSGKPVRSLAITTEVKSNGKQPNIQPQNVKNKVNLPTTNARSLASWVDEFCYGARNKEEDILT, encoded by the coding sequence ATGAATATCCAACAGCTGCGTCAATCCTTAAAACAAAACTGGCTGATCTACTACGAGCAAAATATTTCTTGGCTGGTCAAAATGCGAATTTGGGGCACTTACGATGGTCTGCGCCGTCCTTTGTCCGGTTTTATTTTGGCAACACTGTCTGTTTTAGAACCCCAGTTTGATGAAATACTTGCTTTTATGCTGGATCTGAATAACGATCCAGATAAAATAGTTGCCGCTTTAGGTCTTAACTTCAATCCTGATGAAGAGTTACGTTTAATAAAATCAGAGCATTCTATGGCTATATGCCAAGCTGAAATCGAGTCGCCAGACGAGAAGCATTCTGAGGATAAACATCTGTCATCGGTTGTAACTGCTAGCAAAATTGTGCCTAGTTCTCTTGCCAAGACTTTAGACTCCAACTTGTCACGCGCCGATCGCCTTGCGCCATTATTTACGGCTACCACAGAGGTAGATCGCACCCGTAAACCTGAGTTAGTAGTTGCATTTGCTACTAAAATTGCTCCAGATACTCCGGTGAAAACGCCATTATCGGGTTTCTTGAACGAATATCAATCAGTACGTAGCGACTTTGCAGCTTCTCGTCAGACATCGCCCCTTGAACGTTTTCCTTCAGGAACATCGCTGACAATGATTGCTGAAGCCAACAGCAAAGCCAAAACTATGCCATCTGTGGCATTAGCCACCGAGGTTAAAAGCAACGCGCCATCTGTCCGAATCCCTGTAGGGGCATTGCTGGCAATTACCACTGAGATTAACAGTAGTGGTAAACCAGTGCGATCGCTAGCAATTACTACTGAGGTTAAAAGTAACGGCAAGCAACCGAATATTCAACCACAAAATGTTAAAAACAAAGTGAATTTACCAACCACTAATGCCCGTAGTTTAGCTTCTTGGGTAGATGAATTTTGTTACGGCGCTAGAAATAAAGAAGAAGATATTTTGACTTGA
- a CDS encoding YgfZ/GcvT domain-containing protein, with amino-acid sequence MPTSTIDDKDAAAIQAARVGVAICDRTAWGRIKVAGDDRLNFLHNQSTNNFQILKPGQGCDTVFVTSTARTIDLATAYVREDAVILLVSPNRRQYLMEWLDKYIFYADKVELSDITEYTNTFSLIGPGSDAVLEKLGIGELIGQPYGNHQVYTIAPAEGVRIAVGSGLAAPGYTFTFPYTDKSSVWNKLLEAGAVEMSDRAWDALRILQGRPAPDAELTDDYNPLEVGLWQTISFTKGCYIGQETIARLNTYKGVKQHLLGIRLSAPVEVGSAIAVGDEKVGKLTSYTETADGYFGLGYIRTKAGGVGLKVKVGETEGEVIEIPFVSHEYP; translated from the coding sequence ATGCCAACATCTACAATTGACGATAAAGACGCAGCAGCAATCCAAGCTGCCAGAGTTGGGGTTGCAATATGCGATCGCACCGCCTGGGGACGCATCAAAGTGGCTGGCGACGATCGCCTCAATTTCTTACACAACCAAAGTACTAACAATTTCCAAATACTCAAGCCAGGACAAGGTTGTGATACGGTTTTCGTCACCTCCACAGCTAGAACAATTGATTTAGCAACCGCCTACGTTAGAGAAGATGCGGTAATCCTGCTAGTTTCACCCAACCGCCGCCAATATCTCATGGAATGGCTGGATAAATATATTTTCTATGCCGATAAGGTGGAATTATCTGATATTACAGAATACACCAACACCTTCAGCCTGATTGGCCCAGGAAGCGACGCTGTTTTAGAAAAATTGGGTATTGGCGAACTCATCGGCCAACCTTACGGTAATCACCAAGTATACACGATCGCTCCGGCTGAGGGGGTGCGGATTGCTGTGGGTAGTGGGTTAGCGGCTCCCGGATACACCTTCACTTTTCCTTATACTGACAAATCTTCGGTGTGGAACAAATTGTTAGAAGCTGGGGCGGTAGAGATGAGCGATCGCGCCTGGGATGCCTTACGAATATTACAAGGTCGTCCCGCCCCAGATGCTGAACTCACAGATGATTACAATCCTCTAGAAGTTGGTTTATGGCAGACAATTTCTTTTACTAAAGGTTGCTATATTGGGCAAGAAACCATTGCTCGGTTAAATACATATAAAGGTGTAAAACAACACCTTTTGGGTATCCGCCTCAGTGCCCCTGTGGAAGTTGGAAGTGCGATCGCAGTGGGAGATGAAAAGGTTGGCAAACTTACCAGTTACACAGAAACGGCTGATGGTTATTTTGGACTAGGTTACATTCGCACCAAAGCTGGTGGCGTAGGCTTAAAAGTCAAAGTGGGAGAAACTGAGGGTGAAGTCATAGAAATCCCCTTTGTTTCTCACGAGTACCCATAA
- a CDS encoding PLP-dependent aminotransferase family protein — protein MKILLERQSPKPIYLQIRDRISHLIKYGALKSGDRLPSIRSLAESLQVNKLTIIEAYNVLEADGIVSARQGSGYFASSISPKSTNLESKFAPAQNVIITKPGKCSFYEMYTPLVQAQTQPGMINFGYGYPHPPKDINLIARRALRQDDADIFFPHEMPQGQLTLCRQIAQMLVHQGLEVFPEDLIITNGSQQGLSLAMNYYVQPGDWVIVEAPTYYGAISILENLGAKIIGIPMTAEGMNLDLLEQYLHSHRPKLIYTISTFHNPTGLTTTQNHRQELLALAEKYECPILEDNAYEGINFDAVPAPIKALDKNNLVTYLSTFSKTLMPGLRVGYMVVTGKHYQAIIEQKLLHDLHTSSISQTIVSEYLASGHYRRHLSRLRTDNLQSRNIMLQALERYFPEEIRWTVPTGGLFLWVQLPDDIPIGTIRNEAFAENVYLACGSAFFPDKQGYPAMRLTFCLSPEEIEQGISIVGRLLKKYISRGCVDTEPLVVKHHRFEIKLHTALG, from the coding sequence ATGAAAATTTTGTTAGAAAGACAGTCACCCAAACCGATTTATTTACAGATCCGCGATCGCATCAGTCATCTGATTAAATATGGCGCACTCAAAAGTGGCGATCGCCTCCCTTCTATCCGCTCTCTGGCAGAAAGTTTACAAGTTAACAAACTCACGATTATTGAAGCGTATAACGTTTTAGAAGCAGATGGTATTGTTTCTGCTCGTCAAGGTTCAGGATATTTTGCCAGCAGCATTTCTCCTAAAAGCACCAACCTAGAATCTAAATTTGCTCCAGCCCAAAATGTCATAATTACAAAACCAGGAAAGTGTTCTTTTTATGAGATGTATACTCCACTGGTGCAAGCACAAACACAGCCAGGAATGATTAATTTTGGTTACGGTTATCCTCATCCACCAAAAGATATTAACCTGATTGCTAGACGAGCATTAAGACAAGATGATGCTGATATTTTTTTTCCTCATGAAATGCCTCAAGGACAACTAACTCTGTGCAGACAAATTGCTCAGATGCTAGTACATCAAGGATTAGAGGTTTTTCCCGAAGATTTAATTATTACTAATGGCTCTCAGCAAGGGTTGTCATTAGCGATGAATTATTATGTACAACCTGGCGATTGGGTGATTGTGGAAGCTCCCACTTATTATGGTGCAATTTCTATCTTAGAAAACTTAGGAGCCAAGATTATTGGCATTCCGATGACTGCGGAGGGAATGAATTTAGATTTATTAGAGCAATATCTCCACAGCCACCGCCCGAAATTAATTTATACGATTAGTACCTTTCACAATCCGACAGGATTGACGACAACACAAAATCATCGTCAAGAATTACTAGCATTAGCAGAAAAATATGAGTGCCCTATTTTAGAAGATAATGCTTATGAAGGAATAAATTTTGATGCTGTACCAGCGCCAATTAAAGCTTTAGATAAAAATAACTTGGTCACTTATTTAAGCACCTTTTCTAAAACTTTAATGCCTGGTTTACGAGTGGGCTATATGGTAGTTACAGGTAAGCATTATCAAGCAATTATTGAGCAGAAGTTGCTCCATGACTTGCACACATCCAGTATTTCGCAAACAATAGTTAGCGAATATCTCGCTTCAGGACATTACCGCCGTCACCTCAGCCGACTTCGCACAGATAATCTGCAAAGTCGTAATATAATGCTGCAAGCTTTGGAGCGTTATTTCCCTGAAGAGATCCGGTGGACAGTTCCGACGGGAGGATTATTTCTTTGGGTACAATTACCAGATGATATTCCGATTGGGACAATTCGTAACGAAGCTTTTGCAGAAAATGTCTACCTGGCGTGCGGTTCGGCTTTTTTTCCCGATAAGCAAGGTTATCCGGCGATGCGTTTAACTTTTTGTCTCTCACCAGAGGAGATTGAACAAGGTATTTCGATTGTGGGTAGGTTGCTGAAAAAGTATATTTCCAGAGGATGCGTAGATACAGAGCCGCTTGTTGTCAAACATCATAGGTTTGAGATAAAGTTGCACACGGCGTTAGGTTAG
- a CDS encoding hydantoinase B/oxoprolinase family protein, giving the protein MYTTTQPDPVRLEIFKNLYQFIAEQMGIVLQNTATSVNIKERLDFSCAIFDSSGLLVANAPHIPVHLGSMSESVRSLINDKGDTLKPGNVYLSNNPYNGGTHLPDVTAITSLFLENCENTSFPTPLFFVASRGHQADIGGITPGSMPPHSTAVEEEGILFDNFLLVEDGNFQETALRQHLSNHIYPARSPDQNIADFKAQIAANKRGRQELYKMISQYGIETVQAYMKFVQANAEESVRKAINLLKDGSFSYEMDNGARIKVKVTIHQESRSATIDFTGTSEQLNSNFNAPKAVTQAAVLYVFRTLVDDNIPLNAGCLNPLEIIIPVGCMLNPTYPAAVVAGNVETSQTIVDALYGALGVMAASQGTMNNFTFGNEQYQYYETICGGSGAGIDFDGTDGVHSHMTNSRLTDPEVLETRYPVLLESFSLRPDSGGKGKYSGGNGVIRRIRFLEPMTANILSGHRFIPPFGLNGGQAGIVGRNWIQRQNGIEENLDSTATVEMKPGDVFVIETPGGGGFGKVS; this is encoded by the coding sequence ATGTACACAACAACGCAACCAGATCCAGTCCGCTTAGAAATATTCAAAAATCTCTATCAATTTATCGCCGAACAAATGGGAATTGTTCTCCAAAATACAGCAACGTCTGTGAATATCAAAGAAAGGTTAGATTTTTCCTGTGCTATTTTTGACTCATCGGGATTATTAGTAGCAAATGCCCCTCATATTCCCGTACATTTAGGTTCTATGAGCGAAAGTGTTCGCAGTTTAATTAATGATAAAGGTGACACCCTAAAACCAGGAAATGTCTATCTATCTAATAACCCTTATAACGGCGGAACCCACCTTCCTGATGTCACTGCAATTACTTCTCTTTTTCTAGAGAATTGTGAAAATACTTCATTCCCCACTCCCCTATTTTTTGTTGCTTCTCGTGGACATCAAGCAGATATCGGTGGAATTACCCCTGGTTCAATGCCTCCTCACAGTACCGCAGTAGAAGAAGAAGGAATTCTTTTTGATAATTTTCTCTTGGTTGAAGATGGCAATTTCCAAGAAACCGCGCTAAGACAGCATCTTTCAAATCATATTTATCCTGCTCGTAGCCCTGACCAAAATATTGCTGATTTTAAGGCACAAATTGCTGCAAATAAACGGGGAAGACAAGAGCTTTATAAAATGATTTCACAATATGGAATTGAGACTGTTCAAGCTTATATGAAGTTTGTGCAAGCTAATGCTGAGGAGTCAGTCAGAAAGGCTATCAATCTTCTCAAAGATGGCTCATTTAGTTATGAGATGGATAATGGGGCAAGAATTAAAGTAAAAGTGACAATTCATCAAGAAAGCCGCAGTGCTACTATTGATTTTACTGGAACTTCTGAGCAGCTAAATAGTAATTTCAATGCTCCGAAAGCTGTAACTCAAGCCGCAGTTTTATATGTATTTCGGACTTTGGTTGATGATAATATTCCTCTGAATGCCGGGTGTCTTAACCCTCTAGAAATTATTATTCCGGTTGGCTGTATGCTGAATCCAACTTATCCAGCAGCAGTGGTAGCGGGTAATGTAGAAACTTCTCAAACCATTGTCGATGCTTTATATGGCGCTTTAGGTGTCATGGCTGCTTCTCAAGGAACGATGAATAATTTTACTTTTGGTAATGAGCAATATCAATATTATGAAACCATTTGCGGCGGCTCTGGGGCAGGAATTGATTTTGATGGAACTGATGGTGTTCATTCTCACATGACTAACTCTCGTTTGACCGATCCAGAAGTTTTAGAAACTCGCTATCCTGTACTTTTAGAAAGCTTTAGCCTACGTCCCGATAGCGGTGGTAAAGGAAAATATTCTGGTGGTAATGGAGTTATCCGCCGCATCCGTTTTTTAGAACCCATGACAGCTAATATTCTTTCTGGACATCGATTTATTCCTCCCTTTGGATTAAATGGTGGGCAAGCCGGAATTGTTGGACGAAACTGGATACAACGTCAGAATGGAATTGAAGAAAATTTAGACAGCACAGCAACAGTAGAGATGAAACCTGGGGATGTTTTTGTGATAGAAACTCCTGGAGGAGGCGGATTTGGTAAAGTCTCTTAG
- a CDS encoding GNAT family N-acetyltransferase, with protein MKIRPATPDDVLLIFSFIQKKSEFDRNIGAYSGVLQVTEDKIRKTIFGTVPFSYVLFAEISECVVGFALYGFRYSSFIGQPSIWLDDLYVDEDMRSQGAGAALMSYLAQVAKDNDCTHFAWNADVRNSRGLNFYDRLGAKVTEQKGNRCFLTWIPQILAV; from the coding sequence ATGAAGATTCGGCCTGCTACACCTGATGACGTATTACTAATTTTTTCCTTTATCCAAAAAAAGTCTGAGTTTGATAGAAACATTGGTGCTTACTCTGGTGTACTTCAAGTTACTGAAGATAAGATACGTAAAACAATTTTTGGAACAGTACCTTTTTCTTATGTTTTATTTGCAGAAATCTCAGAGTGTGTAGTTGGGTTTGCTTTATATGGATTTAGATACTCATCTTTTATAGGGCAACCGAGTATTTGGCTTGATGATTTGTATGTGGACGAAGATATGAGAAGTCAGGGAGCAGGAGCCGCGTTAATGAGTTATTTAGCTCAAGTTGCAAAGGACAATGACTGCACCCATTTTGCGTGGAATGCTGATGTTCGCAACAGTCGCGGACTTAATTTTTATGATAGGCTAGGTGCAAAAGTTACGGAGCAGAAAGGTAATCGCTGTTTTTTAACCTGGATACCACAAATCCTTGCTGTATAA